caaagttccagagatctATGGTAGATCATCACTAcctttaaatattatgtatggtccaggtgtgaTTTTGCTTAGAAAtatgctatttctcctaaaactgttttttttttctccttatttctcaCCCTtaggaaaatcatacagggaaaactttttcccacagagaatgttgaaagagggcttctgaccaaaggcttgagacaatgatagagttttttgttctgactgtgagcacccaagcagaaacagcaagaggGAAAGTTAAGACCTGGCCATAATAGTACCTGGATAGATACTGCTACCTATAGAAatgtttccttagaatctgctttgagatcactagaaggtgggcttggaatgtcatgctttacagatggTTTagaatagaggaccccttggtgGCTAGCCTAGGCTTGggtagcacacctgttggtctggggcTGGACATAGGTCAATTTTCCTCTTTATTACAGAACATTTAGTTTAAGCTATGTTGCtttgacaatcatgtaaacacaatggctttggCCCAGGGGAGTTTATGATAAAACTTTCTCaagtattatttaagaaataataataagattATGCTAACCATTGCTTGAAAATTAATTCATCTTTTGCTGTATGTTTTATTGTAGGTCATACAGAActgtttgtgtttccttgttagactgttctattgctttgttgatttttgaatgccctattgattaTAAAAATTGAGAAAATCATAAcataatctgtaatgaaaaaattaaacttcactttaataaaatactggggttggtcCATGGAGAGAGTTAGTTGGACAACAAGCAAGGGGACAAGGAAGTAATAGAGGTGAAAGCGTAAGCTAGAGTGAGGTGAGGAACAGCAAGGGAGATGGATAGATGGGGGATGGcaaaaaaaaggcaagcaagtaacagacatgaaagagagagagctagagTGAGATAGATGAGgaacaagcaagcaaggagatagaaagatgggtaacagcaagccagcaagatacatagacagacagacagacagatagatagatagatagatgatagatagacagataaatacttagataaatagatgatagatagatagatagatggaaagACAGGAAGCTAGTAAGCGAGCAAGGAGTTagttggacagacagacagcaagtgagacagagacggagacagaaaagttctcctgggctttacaATCTTCAGCTTGCgccacatatgcctgagtctccgagtatttctttttcctccattcctcaacttctcctcaacaactagctcccctagctagttgttcaatcaacagttggtttcccttagCCAGCCattcaccacctgctcaattctccctacccaggatccatctctcttctctcctctttgccgttcccagagctggtcttggggagtgGCAAACACTCACTCTAACACTTGTCTTAACCATAAAACTAGCCCAAAATgaagccctaactctaaccccagCCCTAAGTCATATCTAACTCTAGCCCTGAGACTAAACTTAAAACTAGCTCAAACTAATTTGAATACTAGCGTTAACCCTACACTTAACCCTAGTGAAAACACTAGGTCTAAATAAATCCCTAGACCTACTTCAAGCCTGGACCCTAAAACTAGGTATATAATTAGCATTAATCTTATTTCCAGTACTAGCTATACCTCTTAGACTGACTTTGTAGCAAGCTTTAACTGAACTGAACCCATAATTCTAACCTTGGCTCTGCCATCAAACCTCGCTCTAAACATAAACGTACATGTAAAACTCACCCCAGGAATAATACTAACACTACAACCAATCTACCCTAACCTTAACACCAGGCCTATCTCTAACTCTTAAACTAACCTTGGAAATAATAGCAATATTGCTATTTCTAAGGCCTAAATTAAACCTTAACCCTTCCTCTAACCTAATCAAAACACTAACCAGAGCATTAACCATCAACGTTACCTAAGCCAAGCCCGAAGTCTTCCACTGACCTAAACCCTAATACTAAACAAAGCTCTACACCTAAACCAAACACTGactctaaccctagccttaaTCCTTAGACTAACCTTAAACCTACCCCTAACTCTAAGACTAGCCCCAACCTGGCTTCTAAACCTAGCCATACTTTAAACCTAACACTACCTCTCACACTAGCCCAACCTTACCTCTAATCTAAGTTGTCACAGtagccctaaccttaaacctaaaaCTAGCTCTACCCTAGACATAATTTGAATCCTAACCCAAGTACCAGCATTCACCTGAGCCTTCAAAAAGCTCGAACTTTTGCCCTTAGCATGTCCCTAGCTCTAAATGGAACTGTAGCACTAGCTTAAGCAAAACTCGTAGGACTGggtttaaaaataaccttaactcTTGTTGGAACAATAGCTGTGGCCTTTAAAGAACTTCATATCCCTAACCATTCTCCAAACAATGGCTCTCCCAGCAATCTGAGCCATAAATCTAAACTTAGGTCTAACCCTAAGCTCAAGACAAATGCTAACTAGAAGAGCAATGTAGCACTGACTGTATACCTACAACTCTACCATTAATCTTAGAAATGTAACTAAAACAGCCCCTAGTTCTAACTAACCCAGGCAAATCCATAACCCCCACCCAAAATAACTCCAACTCTAACAATCTTAGAAATGAACCTGATTGTTTCTACCTCTAACACTAACCGTGGCCATAGCCTTAAACTTAGCCTATCCCTAGGACAACCCTGTCTAACCTCAACTCTAATGATACGCCTAAGCATAACCATACAAGAACCCTAATCAGACCATAGccaaactctaaccctaaccctacatCTACCTGAACAACAACACTGTCTAAAACTAACCATAAATCAGTTTTGACACAAATTCTGCACTTCTGCTAATGCTACACAAAACACTCTCTCCCTGAGTCCTAAGCCTAAACTTAGTGCTTAACCTTAACCATAATTACAAGCCAAATTAAACACTCACATAGCCCTACTAGTAAATTTATagctaaccctaatcctaaccataGCTCTAACCATACTCTAAGCCTACAACTAGCCCTCCACCTAAATtggcattaaaataaaatcttagctCTCACCATAAATTTAACCCTAGCTTAAACACTGACCCTAAatatatcaacaacagaaatgctaactctgctcttaaccactatgcCTCATAACAGCATCTTAAACTTAACTCTATATCTAATCCAAATGAAAATACTAACCCTGAATAAAACCTAACCTAACCATAAGCCCAAACATAACACTAATAAGCTTAATATAATCACAGAGGTTGCCTTAACCCTAACACTCCAACACTAACTCCAAGCCAACCTGACACCAACACTAAGTCCAAACATAAACATAATCCCAGGGCCAACCACCTAACAGTAACCCAGAGCACTATCTCTAGCCTTAACCTCCAACTTTAAACCCAATCATAAACCCAACCTTGACTCTAAACTTTTCTGAACCCTAATGCTAATCCTAATTACAACCTAACCCAAAACTAACCAAACCTTAGCTGTAATCTTGACAGTAACCCTTAAAACAAACCCCTAAAAACTCAACCTCAAAACTCAGACCttaggccagatgtggtggtgcacgcctttaatcctagaactcaggaggcagaggcaggcagatcactgtgagttcgagaccacactggtctacaaagtgagtccagaacagtcaaggctgtacaaggaaaccctgactcaaaaaacgaaacaaaacaaaacaaaaaacagaaataaaaccaaaactcaaaccttaaccataaacctaacccaTTCTCTACCACTAACGCTAGTCTGCCCTAAACCTAACAATAACACTAACCAAAACAGAAGCCTACCCCCCTAACTTTCCaaccatatttttaaagtgaacatAAGCCCAACTCAAAGTCAACACTACCATACACCTTACCCAAACATTAACCTTAATCTTCCTAATTTTATCCCTAATCCACTCATAGCAACCCTAAACATAACTCCCAACCCTAACTGTAACAGTAACCTGAACCCTAACCACTAAATATAATCCTAACTCATATGTTAACCTCCAAGCAGAAACtccaaccctaacactaaacctaactcAACCCTAAACCCAACAAACCATAATTCTAGCCCTAACACAAACCCAATCCTAACCCTTAACTCTAATCCCTAAAGCTAGCCCTtcatcagaacacacacacacacacccctttctatAGACACAAGGTCATTAAGAGTCTGTGTCCATCCATAACGGTGCATGCAATTCTCAGGATTCCATTGTCTAGTCTTCCTTAAAACTAGGCATTTGGAAGGTAGGCTAAGGTGGGGATGACAATCAAAGATGTCTTGGGTGATGATATTTATCTTCCCCAGGCCATATGGTTCTCATATACACTCCAGGAAGAGCATATCAATGTTGTGACACTGTGGCTACAATTGACTATGAATTAACCCAACACACATTAGTTAGTGCCTCCTATATATAGGCTAgtacatgattttgtttttaattagaagaAGGGAGAATTAGAGCTGGGTCAGTTTATGCCTGTTGAGGAAAGCCTGGCCAGACCAGACAttaaagaaggaaggcagggtaTCTGGAGGCCATCTTTGTTCACTCTATCTTCCCATGTGGAATACAAAGCTTGACCGCCTACTactctgcttctccttctctgggCTGAGTTAACTAAATAGTCAACCCAGGGTCACCTGTGTCCCTCAGCCCTGACAGCCCCTCCTCACTAGCTTTCCTCCATCTGGCTTGAGGGTAGGGGGAGTGAAAACCAGGTGACCTTACCAGTTAGAGTAGATTGTGGCCACCCAGCCAATCActggaaaagtgagaggaaagataattttttaatggAATATAACATTGTCTTGGAGTTTACAAAGCCTCACCATTTACTGCCTTGTCTGTTTAGATTGATTctcaggagaagaaaaataaataaataacctaagaAACAGAGCCTCTGATGCACAACTGAGACCCAGGAAGGGTAGTTTTTGTTAATCCTGGGATACAAAAGATAAGGGAGTATGGAGAAGAGGCATATTCCTGACTGGAACAATGAGCAGTGTGTATCAGTAACTGAAAGTAACTAAGGAGTTGAGTAGAAAAATCACAGTTGTACACTGGAACAGATAAAGAAGAggcaactccaggtccaggacTCTGAAAATGCtgggcaacttgtgggagtctggAAAGTCGGCAGGGACACAATGATGATGGCAGTAACTATGACAGCAGCTGACACTGTGCACCAACTAATAATGTATGAACTATAGCCTTAGAGCaagatgtctctctttccctacgcgcgcgcacacacacacacacacacacacacacacacacactcagtattCTCAACAGAAAGATGAGCACAGATTTGTTCTTCAGATTTTTCTCTGAGGCAGGGTGGGTGGAGGTTGGACAGGCTAGTCTAGTCGTTCAAGAGACCTAAGGAGACAGTAGGGGTAGAAATCAGAGGTGTGTCCCCAAATCTCCTAGTGCTGTTGGGTAAGAATTTATCCCTCGTGTCTCTACTTCCTCTGTctacaaagacaaaataatatgttTGCATCCATCCGCCTTAGGAGTTGCTTGAAAATTAATGGTGCGGAGGCTTGGCTGGCTTCTATGAGTCAAACAACACCCTTGTACAGTATACCAGTGGTACACACTAGATGCTGATATGTAAAATGCATTTTGAAGGTGGACCTGGGGATAATTATAGTTTGTTAATTATTGTTAATTTTACCACAGCTTGGAACAGTGGACTTTCTCTAGATTCTGAGAGATTGCCACCCCTCCGTCCCATTAAAGAGACGGTTTCTCACAGGCTACGTTCTCTTATTTTTACTTCGTAGTTCAGCCACCTCCATTGGAGAATTTGCTCTTTTAGAATCAAGTTGTACAACATCTCTCCTAGCGGACTTGctgactctaaaaaaaaaaaaaaaagtgtttcttttcaCTTATCTTTAACAAGTACAGGCACAGTATGTGTTCAATGGAACTTTTAATACATAGCACACTGCAACTGTATTACACAGGTGATGTGGCAACAGAATTGTTTCAGGAGCCTGTCTTCAGATGCTGCATTCCTTTGCtttcataaatattcatgaaCTGTCCTTAGAGCCAAGCAGAAGACCCAGCCAGGCTGGCATCCTAGGGAACCAATGGCTGGGTGACCTCAAGCCTCTCTGCTGCATCTGCATCATCTCACCTAGAACAGGGCTTACGGACAGTCTGTTTGTGCTCCTAAAGTCACGAGGTCACACTTATGCTGGTGATCAGAAAGCAAACTGTGTAAATATGTTATGAGGTGTTCTGGAgcgagaaaagagggaaggaaagagattgaagataggAGTTGGGAGAGAAAAGGCTGTGTAGGATTGTGGTGCCTGGACTAAGAGGGGGATGGGGCGGGTTAGGAGTTGGGCTTCTGAAGGAACTCCCCGGGGCTGCACCAGGACAGGTTCTGAGCCTTGAGGAGGGCAGCTTCTCCTAGGTGGGGCCAGGTAAGTACTGGTTtcctctatggtttttttttggtcagCAGATGGCAGGAGCAGCTTCCCCAGTCTTGATTCTATCTCTTGCTCTCAGGGCTGGCGGGTTTCCTCCCGGAGACCTGGGAATGGGGAACACCACCCAGATTCCACTGGGTGAGTCACTGGCTAACCAGTCCTGCAAGTCCCGGAGAGTATAAAAAAAACTGGGAGGGAGCGGCTAGGCAGCAGTTGCCTGCAGTGTCCGACCCAACCTAATCCTTCAGAACCCCTGCCCCTTGTCAGTAGCTGTAGGTCTGCTTTCTTCCACCCTACCATGGCAAGGGGCTTAGAACTAGCACCACTGCTGCTACTACTGCTGGCTGTGGTGACTGGTTTTTGCGCTGCGCAGCTCAACTGCACGTGTCCCACCAACAAGATGACCGTCTGCAACTCAAATGGCCCAGGTGGCGTTTGCCAGTGCCGGGCAATCGGCTCACAGGTATTGGTCGACTGCTCCACGCTGACTTCCAAGTGTCTGCTGCTCAAAGCGCGCATGAGCTCCCGAAAGAGCGGCCGCCGCCTGGTGAAACCGAGCGAGCACGCGATCCTGGACAACGACGGCCTCTACGACCCCGAGTGCGACGACAAGGGCCGCTTCAAGGCGCGCCAGTGCAACCAGACCTCGGTATGCTGGTGCGTAAACTCGGTGGGCGTGCGCCGCACGGACAAGGGAGACCTGAGCCTACGCTGCGACGAAGTGGTGCGAACCCACCATATCCTCATTGAGTTGCGCCACCGCCACACCGACCGAGCCTTCAACCACTCTGATCTGGACTCCGAACTGCGGCGGCTCTTCCAGGAACGCTACAAGCTGCACCCTAGCTTCCTGTCGGCGGTGCACTACGAGGAGCCCACCATCCAGATAGAACTGCGCCAGAACTCGTCGCAAAAGAGCCTGGGAGATGTGGACATCGCTGACGCCGCCTACTACTTCGAGAGGGACATCAAAGGCGAGTCGCTGTTCGCGGGCCGCCGCGGCCTGGACGTGCAGGTGCGTGGGGAGCCCCTGCAAGTGGAGCGGACGCTCATCTACTACCTGGACGAGAAGCCCCCTCAGTTCTCCATGAAACGCCTCTCTGCGGGCGTCATCGCTGTCATCACTGTGGTCGCGGTGGCGCTAGTGGCCGGCGTGGTCGTCTTAGCAATCACCAACCGGAGGAAGTCAGGAAAGTACAGAAAGGTGGAGCTAAAGGAGCTGGGGGAGATGAGGAGCGAACCTAGCTTGTAAATAAGCAGGAAGTACTGGCCCAGGCCAGACTGAGTTGGCCTGTTGATTCTTGGCCAGGAGGTAGTTTTCCTCCCACCTctcacctcttccttctctctccacaaACAAATTTGCTTGATGCTGAGCTCAGGTCATCTCCTCGCCCTTGGTCTTAAAGGAAGCATTTCTGAAATTCCTTGTCCAGTCACCAGAAAACTGACCCGGAGAGTTAAACAAAGGCTGGTCAGGTGGCTTCTTTAAGAAACAAGTGCCAGGCAGTCCAGCACCATTTCCCAATGACTTGAATGGGTTGAAATGGGAGAGCGGCGTTTTTTACTGTCCTGAGTTGCTAGCCATTAGCTCCCTGACTCACAGCCTTCCAGAAAAGAAGAGGAGTTCACTAATTGAGACTGTGCAGTGTTTTCCCTCTGCTGTAGTTAGTATGGGAGGAAAAGGTATCTCTGATATTTGACTGCAGTTTGGATGACTTTGTTGGACAGTGTCTGTTATTCTGTTTGCCCTTGATGTAGCTGATACTACaaggttttcttttgtaaaacaTTTGTACAGATGCGTCTTTGATAATTGCTGATTTTTAAGCAACAACTCGAGTTTAATAAAATATGGTAAAGGcacaaacctaaaaaaaatgGGCTGTGTGAAAATTCCCTCCAGATTTATATCATCTTGTTGTTCTCCTCTGTCGAATACttggattttatattttaaattctaataCTTCCTTGTGAAATTCTAACATTTGCTATGAATACTCGGGTGTTTcctgggggttggggtggtgtgcttgcctggcatctgactggccctgggttccatcttcaGCAGGAGGTAGGAGGGGAGACAGAAACTTTGGGATTGAGGTTAGTTTGAAGGATTATTGCTTAAACTAACCtccctcaaacccacagaggaCTGGGAGATGGGTGAAGCCTTTGGCTGCTTATTAACAGGCAACCCTTCCTTCATAGTTAGTTCTTAAGCCACGTGAAGGAGTAAAGCCCACTCCCAAGAGGCCTAGGAAATAAATGACTATGCAATTTCAGGGCTCTGAGGCTCATCTTCTGAAGAACAGGGCCCAGGGCCGAGAGtccgtttcttttctttctttctttctttctttctttctttctttctttccttcttttcttttcttttttgtttttgtgttttgttttgttttttttaatggctgtaACTCAGGGCCAGTCCCTGTTTCGTTTATTAACCACATGAGCCGattacagtttttttaaaaagtctagaaTAGTTTTCCATGTTTTACACATTTTATTCtgacatctttaaaaacagaaggaCGCACACATTTGCATTTAACGATGCCCTTTTCCTTACATATTGTTTTGGCGACCAGCGACCATCAGATATAAATGCTGGCTATTGGGAGTTTGTGGGGAAAGGGATGGAGTCAGGAGGGAAGACTTGAAGGTAGAAattgggagaagggaagaaggatgggcgaatggggtggggcagagccTCTAGATGCTTTCCTAAAATTCTAGCATTTGCTACTGGTTCTCCCGTGTCTCCtgcggtgggggcgggggggggggagaaaaaggaggCGTTGTTGCCTAGCAACGGGAAACTGCGGGGGTAGGGGCGGGGCGGAGCCTGGGCCAGGAGGCTAGTATCGGTTTCCTCTCTGGGCTTTCGGTCTCCCAGAGGCAGGTGCAACCTGATGCTATCTCGCAGGGCTAGCTGGGTACTCCACGGAGAGGGAGAGCCACCCAAATTCCTTTGGGTAAGCCGCTGGAACCAGCCGGTCCGGTTTGGCGGAGTGTAAGGGCGAAAGGGAGCGGCCTGGCTATTCGCGCAACACCTAGTCCCGAGCCTGTGGGAACCCGTGACtggtcccccccccacccccacccccgtggctGAGGCCCGAGTTTACACATCCGTGCTGCGGCATGTTAGAGGTGGTGTTCTGCTTTGCGTCCGCGCAGGACAGTGACTTTTAACTTACTAACTAGATAGCAGACCCTGGCGTTGCTGCCGCTGTGGAGTTCAGCTTGGGTTTGGTGGCCTGGCAACTCCGCGCTGACTTCCACGTACCTGCCTCTCAAATGAGCGAGTAGGTGAGGCTCCTTAGTTTCACAACATATTTTCTCTTAAGAGTCCTACTCTGAAGTAAGAGGTACTAGTCTCATTTAGCTGTTGGGCAAATACGTTAATCTTGGTGATGAGACTTAAGCAACTTCCCCAAACCCATATTTAAGAGGACTTGTGTCTTTTTTTCCGTCGGCTGTACAAGCCAGTGTTGGATTTAATCAAGCTTAACGCTTTCTTTCACTCATTCATAGTCACTTCCACGAAGCCAAGTGTGTTGCTGTGGGACAGAAACAAGTCGTTGCAATAACCAGGAAGCTGATATTCCACAGTAATCTAGATGCAAGGTTTCAGTTTCTCCCCCACAGAAATATGTCTCGCCTCACCCCTCTTCTACAATCCAAACTGAGCCTCAGCCTAAACTACCTTGCTGGTGGTTCAAGGGTggcagctctcagctgcctgtctTCTCAACCTGGGCCTGTGGGTGTTTGCCTTTGGTGGTTTAGGCGGCTATGGGAGGGCTGACTGACTTCCAGTTTAAAacttcctctctggcctctggcctggcatggtagtgcaggcctttaatcccagcactcagggaggtagaggcaggcagattgctgtgagtttgaggccagcctggtctacaaagtgagtccaggctacacagagaaaccctgtctcaaaaaacaaacaaacaacaacaacaacaaaaaacgaaaaaaaaaaccttactctCTGGTTCAAATGAAATTACTAAAAGGAATGGGagctctggcaggcaggcaggcaggtttctAGCAGTGTCATGGGGCAGAAGTGCCTGGTTAAACTCCTAGTGAGAGAGACTCTGCAGTCTTCACTCTCTggcccccttcctcttctcactcTAGGGCCCTAACTAAAGGCCTTGGGGGAGACATCCTTTAAcctcagggagagggagagggagggagagggagagggagagggagagggagagggagagggaggagagggagagggaggagagggagagggcgagGGAGAGGGAGTTTCTTCTCTAAGCCCTGAATGGATGCTTCAGACTTTCCAGCGCTCGGTGTTGGATACCCTTTCACCCTTTCATATTTATGATCATTGAGATATTGACTTATTTGGGGATCTGAATTAAAATCCAGCTTCCCAAGTGGTAAGAAAGTTACTAAGTCACTAAGTTGCCCCTCTGTGTCAAGTAAGACCCTCTCACCATTGGTGAGCTCAGCATATTTACACTTCTTTCTGTTCTAGACTGCATGAACAACACCCACGAGAAAACTGAAGTCTAAAGAGGTTGActaaatacatgcatgcacatgtccaGAAGGCTAAGTCAGCTTTGGCTTCCTTGACCAAGTGGCTGTCACGTGCACCTGGTGTATAGAGTCCCTTTCCTCTTCATTTCCCCCGGGACTGACCATCTTTCTGGTTTCAACTCAACCCTATCTGCTGAGAACAGGGCAAAACCAAGACACCTTCAGGCCCTTAGCCTCTTCCTCTATGATTCACCCCTGACTCCAAAATTTTCCTTTCACTGACTGGTTTGAGCTCTGGCTGGGGCTGGATttacaggcagagagaaaagcaggTGGGGCTATCTGTCCTCAGGTCTCAGCATGCTCGCTGAGCCTCCAGCAGTCTAGGCTGATTTCCTTGTGTGAGTCACCGTGGCCTTCTCCACTATTTCCATTCTCTTAAATAGAGCAAAACTGAACATTATTTACCTTTCTTGCATAGTTTTTGTTTACTGTTTCCAAGTAGAACGTTAGAGACTGGAGGAGTGTCAttagaaaatacagagaaatgtaCAGAGATGTACCCAAGTCAGGCAGCAGGTGGCAGTGTACTTGAGTTCCTAAATTCGCTGTCCTACCTAATGTTCATTCCGTCTGGTTACTCTCTTGTTTTTTCTTGGTTGTTATACAcatgtttttgagatggggtctcacgcTGTATCCTTGGATGGATTAGAGCTCATTATGTACATCAAAATAGCCTataactctgcctctgcctccagaatgctgggattaaagatgtttgtcaccatgcctggtgactATTTCCACTCTTAAGTTGTGATTATTCTGTAGCTTTTGGATATCACTTAAATGGGAGAGATACTTTAGTTAAATAGGTGTGACATGGTAAGCATTGAAGTCACTTGACTGCTCTTTTCCTCTTTGTAAAATGGGTATAGTTTTATTTAGCAGCGTGCTTGGTCTTACTAGTTAAGATCAGGTCTAAGGGCTGGAAAGATCACTCCTGTTCGATCTGCAGAAAATTAGCCTAAGGGAAAACTGCTGGTTGTGAATGCATTGATTGAACATCCACCCACTTGCCCATGAGAA
The Acomys russatus chromosome 10, mAcoRus1.1, whole genome shotgun sequence genome window above contains:
- the Tacstd2 gene encoding tumor-associated calcium signal transducer 2, with the translated sequence MARGLELAPLLLLLLAVVTGFCAAQLNCTCPTNKMTVCNSNGPGGVCQCRAIGSQVLVDCSTLTSKCLLLKARMSSRKSGRRLVKPSEHAILDNDGLYDPECDDKGRFKARQCNQTSVCWCVNSVGVRRTDKGDLSLRCDEVVRTHHILIELRHRHTDRAFNHSDLDSELRRLFQERYKLHPSFLSAVHYEEPTIQIELRQNSSQKSLGDVDIADAAYYFERDIKGESLFAGRRGLDVQVRGEPLQVERTLIYYLDEKPPQFSMKRLSAGVIAVITVVAVALVAGVVVLAITNRRKSGKYRKVELKELGEMRSEPSL